The following are encoded in a window of Desulfobotulus pelophilus genomic DNA:
- a CDS encoding sensor histidine kinase, with amino-acid sequence MRLRKSLRNAMLVMLVSITALGISFFLYIRWFMEVRAGLLELARTLNLDGDRILAPETFSVVLTLSVLVGLILVGLSVIYFYYRRALSLYRVQRRFFRSFTHELKTPVASIRLYLDTFIRHELPREEALRYLGYMKQNAERLSEQIEMILNLARIEGGVTPLAPEPVDLGRKIQAIHASQPHLAVLSLVVTGEKDPLFYPVDPVLFTMVVTNLMENALRYNDSDKPAMLVNLDKREKDILLSFNDNGLGLQKKHLKSVFRRFFRANPMGPTPGTGLGLHLVGHLVRMHKGRIWAESDGPGRGSTFLISLPLKKRDLAKNEKKNSDNRR; translated from the coding sequence GTGAGGCTGAGAAAAAGTCTTCGGAATGCCATGCTGGTAATGCTGGTTTCCATTACGGCCCTTGGTATTTCTTTTTTCTTGTATATAAGATGGTTTATGGAGGTACGGGCGGGTCTTCTGGAGCTGGCCAGAACCCTGAATCTGGATGGTGACAGAATTCTTGCTCCGGAAACTTTTAGCGTGGTGCTCACCCTTTCTGTGCTGGTGGGTCTGATTCTGGTGGGCCTCAGTGTCATTTATTTTTACTACCGCCGTGCCCTTTCCCTTTATCGGGTTCAGAGGCGGTTTTTCAGAAGTTTTACCCATGAACTCAAAACGCCTGTGGCTTCCATCCGACTGTATCTTGACACCTTTATCCGGCATGAATTGCCACGGGAAGAAGCACTTCGTTATCTTGGCTATATGAAACAGAATGCGGAAAGACTTTCTGAGCAGATAGAAATGATACTGAATCTTGCCCGGATTGAGGGAGGCGTGACCCCTCTTGCACCGGAACCCGTGGATCTTGGCCGAAAAATTCAGGCCATTCATGCCTCGCAACCTCATCTTGCGGTTTTATCCCTCGTGGTGACAGGGGAGAAGGATCCATTGTTTTACCCCGTAGATCCTGTCTTATTCACCATGGTGGTGACCAACCTCATGGAAAATGCACTGCGCTACAATGACTCGGACAAACCCGCTATGTTGGTAAACCTTGATAAAAGAGAAAAAGACATTCTGCTTTCATTCAACGATAATGGGCTGGGGCTTCAGAAAAAGCATTTGAAGTCTGTTTTCAGGAGATTTTTCAGGGCCAACCCTATGGGGCCCACACCGGGCACCGGGCTTGGGCTGCACCTTGTCGGTCATCTGGTACGCATGCATAAAGGACGCATATGGGCAGAGAGCGATGGCCCCGGCCGGGGCTCGACCTTTCTGATCAGCCTTCCCCTGAAAAAGAGGGACCTTGCCAAAAATGAAAAAAAGAATTCTGATAATAGAAGATGA
- a CDS encoding response regulator transcription factor: MKKRILIIEDDPHLREGIRLNLHLGGYEVLCAASGQEGLFFWKSEKTDLVILDRMLPDMDGLRVLEDIRKMDKNFPVLILSAKGETEDRKNGLRKGCDDYMSKPFDLQELELRMERLLYRVKEGGRSSEEDYLFGDNRIDWERRVAIAGKEEVSLTDQEFRILRYFAENPGKPVSREAILTRALGYAAPIATRTVDNFLVRFRRYFEKNPRKPEFFKSIRSVGYLFDPFGEKKGKEDKD; encoded by the coding sequence ATGAAAAAAAGAATTCTGATAATAGAAGATGACCCCCATCTCAGGGAAGGGATCCGTTTGAACCTTCACCTTGGTGGATACGAGGTGCTTTGTGCGGCTTCCGGCCAGGAGGGTCTGTTTTTCTGGAAGTCGGAAAAAACAGACCTTGTTATTCTGGATCGCATGCTTCCGGACATGGATGGGCTTCGGGTGCTGGAAGATATCCGAAAAATGGATAAGAATTTTCCCGTACTGATTCTCTCCGCAAAGGGAGAAACGGAAGACAGGAAAAACGGTCTACGCAAAGGATGTGATGATTACATGTCCAAGCCCTTTGACCTGCAGGAACTGGAACTGCGCATGGAAAGGCTGTTGTACAGGGTAAAGGAGGGCGGCAGAAGTTCGGAAGAAGATTATCTGTTTGGTGATAATCGCATAGACTGGGAGAGGCGTGTAGCCATAGCGGGTAAGGAGGAGGTGTCCCTTACGGATCAGGAGTTCCGTATTTTGAGGTATTTTGCGGAAAATCCAGGAAAGCCCGTGAGTCGAGAAGCCATCCTTACCCGTGCTCTGGGCTATGCCGCACCGATTGCAACCCGAACGGTAGATAATTTTCTTGTGCGGTTTCGGCGGTATTTTGAGAAAAACCCCCGGAAACCGGAGTTTTTTAAAAGCATCCGGTCCGTTGGCTATCTGTTTGATCCTTTTGGAGAAAAAAAGGGGAAAGAAGATAAGGACTGA
- the lpdA gene encoding dihydrolipoyl dehydrogenase, with protein MTMRVTVIGAGPGGYMAAIRAAELGAEVCLVEKEALGGTCLNWGCIPSKVMVTAARIMRQINQAKTFGIHLDNPPRMDMAVLQQKQQTVIATQQKGIESLIRHHKIHYGKGLGRITGPGQLTITSKEGEDRNVEWDRLILAPGTRPAELPFLPFDGVHCLSSNDFLRTKTLPSSAIILGAGVVGCEFASILSGLGSRVTLVEMADRILPIPGLDASASKLLAREFKKNKTVIHTGKRVVSMEKNHAGIRVQLETVRNSPAEPEFLEASCLIVCVGRSPQTENLGLEKLGIQTDAEGYLPVNDGMETEADGVYAIGDCTGPEKIMLAHVASMEGRVAAERAMGMKSTMRYDAVPSAVFTDPELAFVGLTADRARALGYNVNTTGVLFRSLGKAHAADSLAGEAVLISEAASGRILGCHMVGCHTTELIAEMTLAVNKRLTLKDLAETIHAHPTLSEICSEAARKGLGMAVHG; from the coding sequence ATGACAATGCGCGTAACTGTGATCGGAGCCGGTCCCGGGGGCTATATGGCCGCCATACGGGCCGCAGAACTGGGCGCGGAGGTCTGCCTTGTGGAAAAAGAAGCCCTCGGCGGTACCTGCCTCAACTGGGGTTGCATTCCATCCAAAGTGATGGTTACAGCTGCCCGGATCATGCGCCAGATCAACCAGGCTAAAACATTTGGTATTCATCTCGACAACCCTCCCCGGATGGACATGGCGGTTCTGCAGCAGAAACAACAGACCGTGATTGCCACCCAGCAAAAAGGCATTGAAAGCCTCATCCGCCACCATAAAATCCATTATGGTAAAGGACTGGGCCGCATAACAGGCCCGGGACAACTTACCATTACCAGCAAAGAGGGAGAAGACCGGAACGTGGAATGGGACAGACTCATCCTTGCGCCCGGCACCCGGCCTGCAGAGCTTCCCTTTCTGCCCTTTGACGGGGTGCACTGCCTTTCTTCCAACGATTTTCTCCGTACGAAAACTCTGCCATCATCAGCCATCATTCTCGGGGCAGGTGTTGTGGGATGCGAGTTCGCCTCCATCCTTTCCGGTCTCGGAAGCCGGGTAACTCTGGTGGAAATGGCAGACCGCATCCTTCCGATCCCTGGACTGGATGCTTCCGCCTCAAAGCTGCTCGCACGGGAGTTCAAAAAGAACAAAACAGTCATCCATACGGGAAAACGGGTGGTGTCCATGGAAAAAAACCATGCCGGTATCCGGGTACAGTTGGAAACTGTACGCAACAGTCCGGCAGAGCCTGAGTTTCTGGAAGCTTCCTGCCTCATAGTCTGTGTGGGCAGAAGTCCACAGACAGAGAATCTTGGGCTGGAAAAACTGGGAATACAAACAGATGCCGAAGGCTATCTTCCCGTAAACGATGGCATGGAAACAGAAGCAGACGGTGTCTATGCCATTGGTGACTGTACAGGACCGGAAAAAATCATGCTGGCCCATGTTGCTTCCATGGAAGGCCGTGTGGCTGCGGAAAGAGCCATGGGGATGAAAAGCACCATGCGGTACGATGCCGTTCCTTCGGCTGTTTTTACGGATCCCGAGCTGGCCTTTGTGGGCCTGACCGCCGACAGAGCCAGAGCCCTCGGTTACAACGTCAACACAACGGGCGTACTTTTCCGGAGCCTGGGGAAGGCCCATGCAGCAGACAGTCTGGCCGGAGAAGCGGTGCTCATCAGTGAAGCTGCGTCCGGCCGCATACTCGGTTGCCATATGGTGGGATGCCACACAACGGAACTGATAGCGGAAATGACCCTTGCCGTAAACAAAAGGCTGACACTAAAAGATCTGGCAGAGACCATCCATGCCCATCCAACCTTAAGCGAAATCTGTTCAGAAGCCGCACGGAAAGGGCTTGGCATGGCAGTTCACGGATAA
- a CDS encoding aminomethyltransferase family protein, whose product MQATIQRTRLYAEHQKLGANMADFGGYEMPLWYPAGVRAEHLSVLRAAGMFDTSHMALVRVSGSDSRRLLQALFTKDLDRCTGPKGLPLAPGRCAYGAFCNEKGHVLDDALVYMLERDHYLVVVNAGMGGVLAAHLRSFTGNHAAVVEDLTDQVGKVDVQGPMAGKILSLVLKDAEAVLSSMPYFSFKGDWTLFGKSALCLLKDDTSVLLSRTGYTGEFGFEIFCAMDAVERVWHLLLAAGSPMGLIPCGLAARDSLRTGALLPLSHQDIGNWPFVNHPWTFALPFMENGKGFTKGFLGDEALMMAADDVPHTLAFVAADLRKVTAGPDTKVLLGGEVIGRVLTCVTDMGMAMRDGVLYSVNSPDKPEDLVIKGLACGFVLVDTRLEPGTMLELKDEKRKLPVRVVQDLRPARTARKALASLLDK is encoded by the coding sequence ATGCAAGCGACAATTCAAAGAACCCGGTTATATGCAGAGCATCAGAAACTTGGGGCCAACATGGCTGACTTTGGTGGCTATGAAATGCCGCTATGGTATCCAGCGGGAGTAAGAGCCGAGCATCTGAGTGTGCTTAGGGCCGCCGGAATGTTTGACACCAGCCATATGGCCCTTGTCCGTGTATCCGGTTCTGACAGCCGCCGTCTTCTGCAGGCGCTGTTTACCAAAGATCTGGATCGCTGTACCGGACCGAAGGGTCTTCCCCTTGCGCCGGGGCGGTGCGCCTATGGCGCATTCTGTAACGAAAAGGGCCATGTGCTGGATGACGCCCTTGTCTATATGCTGGAACGGGATCATTATCTTGTGGTGGTGAATGCCGGTATGGGGGGGGTGCTGGCCGCTCATCTCCGTTCCTTTACCGGAAACCATGCGGCGGTTGTGGAGGATCTGACAGACCAGGTCGGCAAGGTGGATGTACAGGGTCCGATGGCTGGTAAAATCCTTTCTCTTGTACTGAAGGATGCGGAAGCGGTGTTATCATCCATGCCCTATTTTTCCTTTAAAGGGGATTGGACACTTTTCGGCAAATCTGCCCTCTGCCTTTTGAAGGATGATACATCCGTTCTCCTTTCCCGGACCGGGTATACGGGAGAATTTGGTTTTGAGATCTTTTGTGCTATGGATGCGGTGGAAAGGGTATGGCATCTTCTTCTTGCGGCGGGAAGTCCTATGGGACTCATACCCTGCGGTCTTGCGGCAAGGGATTCTTTGCGTACGGGAGCCCTTCTGCCCCTTTCCCATCAGGATATCGGAAACTGGCCTTTTGTGAATCATCCCTGGACCTTTGCCCTGCCTTTTATGGAGAACGGAAAGGGGTTTACCAAAGGGTTTCTGGGAGATGAAGCCCTGATGATGGCTGCCGATGATGTGCCCCATACCCTGGCTTTTGTGGCCGCAGATCTGCGTAAGGTGACGGCAGGGCCGGATACCAAAGTTCTTCTGGGAGGAGAAGTCATCGGCCGGGTGCTGACCTGTGTGACGGATATGGGCATGGCCATGAGGGATGGAGTGCTCTATTCCGTGAACAGCCCGGATAAGCCGGAGGATCTTGTGATAAAAGGCCTTGCCTGTGGCTTTGTGCTTGTGGACACAAGGCTGGAACCCGGAACCATGCTTGAGTTGAAGGATGAAAAAAGGAAGCTCCCCGTCAGGGTGGTTCAGGATTTGCGTCCGGCCCGTACAGCCAGAAAGGCGCTGGCTTCCCTGTTGGATAAATGA
- the gcvH gene encoding glycine cleavage system protein GcvH yields MKEMEDIRIPEHLRYSEGHEWISAEAIPLRMGVTDYAQDQLGDVVFVELPEPGTRFERGDVCATVESVKAVSEVYMPLSGTITGVNRILEDSPETVNVSPYDEGWIMEITPDDPADLGHLMDSDAYRNILKGL; encoded by the coding sequence ATGAAGGAAATGGAAGATATCCGCATTCCGGAACACCTGCGATACAGCGAAGGGCATGAGTGGATCAGTGCAGAGGCAATCCCTTTGCGCATGGGAGTAACGGATTATGCTCAGGATCAGCTGGGAGATGTGGTTTTTGTGGAACTGCCTGAGCCGGGAACTCGATTTGAGCGGGGCGATGTCTGTGCCACAGTGGAGTCTGTCAAGGCTGTCAGCGAAGTGTATATGCCTCTGTCCGGTACCATTACCGGAGTGAACAGAATCCTTGAGGACAGCCCGGAAACCGTTAACGTTTCTCCCTATGACGAGGGCTGGATTATGGAAATCACACCGGATGATCCGGCAGATCTGGGTCATCTCATGGACAGCGATGCCTACCGGAATATACTGAAGGGACTGTGA
- the gcvPA gene encoding aminomethyl-transferring glycine dehydrogenase subunit GcvPA: MRYLPHTQEDVTAMLETIGVSSVEDLFDAVPEDSRPLHPLDLEPPLSEWDLVRRMESMARNHASADRARVFLGAGSYSHHIPAIIPQLLGRSEFTTAYTPYQPEVSQGTLQAIFEYQTLTARLLGMDLANASMYDGASALAEALLMALRLGKGKKKVALSRAIHPRYREVVKTYCSPAEFELVELPFDPESGTTDFSGLKDMEGLAALAVQSPNIFGCIENLAEAANLAHESQSLLVAAFTEPLAFGLIRNPGSQGADIVCGEGQSFGIPQSFGGPGLGMFACRMTHVRNMPGRVVGETKDVNGERGFVLTLSTREQHIRREKATSNICSNQGLCATASAMYMAALGGTGIRELAAQNRDKAAFLMGILEGTGFRPVFSSPVFNEFVMKAPDGFAAIHAKLMERNMVAGMSLGSWYPELEGAYLFCATETQSREDMEALAEAIEEEMS, from the coding sequence ATGCGCTATCTGCCCCATACTCAGGAAGATGTGACCGCCATGCTGGAAACCATAGGCGTCTCCTCCGTGGAAGATCTTTTCGATGCCGTCCCCGAAGACAGCAGGCCTTTGCATCCCCTTGATCTGGAGCCCCCTCTTTCGGAATGGGATCTCGTACGCCGGATGGAGTCTATGGCCCGGAATCACGCCTCTGCTGACAGGGCACGGGTTTTTCTGGGGGCAGGCAGTTATTCCCACCATATTCCGGCAATTATTCCCCAGCTTCTGGGACGTTCCGAGTTCACAACGGCTTATACTCCCTATCAGCCGGAAGTGAGTCAGGGAACCCTGCAGGCGATTTTTGAATATCAGACCCTTACGGCTCGGCTGCTGGGCATGGATCTGGCCAATGCCTCCATGTATGACGGAGCCTCGGCCCTTGCCGAAGCCCTGCTCATGGCCCTTCGTTTAGGGAAGGGGAAAAAAAAGGTGGCCCTTTCCCGGGCCATCCATCCCCGCTACAGGGAGGTGGTGAAAACCTATTGCTCTCCTGCGGAATTCGAGCTTGTGGAACTCCCCTTTGATCCGGAAAGTGGCACAACGGATTTTTCAGGCCTGAAGGATATGGAAGGCCTGGCAGCCCTTGCCGTACAGAGCCCTAATATTTTTGGCTGTATCGAGAATCTTGCCGAAGCTGCGAACCTTGCTCACGAAAGCCAGAGCCTCCTTGTGGCGGCTTTTACGGAACCTCTGGCCTTTGGTCTCATTCGGAATCCGGGGAGCCAGGGAGCAGACATTGTCTGCGGAGAAGGGCAGAGCTTTGGGATTCCGCAGAGTTTCGGCGGCCCGGGGCTGGGCATGTTTGCCTGCCGCATGACCCATGTAAGAAACATGCCGGGCAGGGTGGTGGGCGAGACAAAAGATGTGAATGGAGAGCGGGGTTTTGTTCTTACCCTGTCCACCAGAGAACAGCATATTCGCAGGGAAAAGGCTACCTCTAACATCTGCTCCAATCAGGGTCTCTGTGCAACGGCATCCGCCATGTATATGGCCGCCCTCGGAGGCACGGGTATAAGGGAGCTTGCTGCCCAGAACCGTGACAAGGCCGCTTTTCTGATGGGTATTCTGGAAGGGACCGGTTTCCGGCCTGTGTTTTCCAGCCCGGTTTTCAATGAGTTCGTCATGAAAGCACCGGATGGTTTTGCAGCGATTCATGCGAAACTGATGGAAAGGAATATGGTTGCGGGTATGAGTCTCGGGAGCTGGTACCCGGAACTGGAAGGGGCTTACCTTTTCTGCGCTACGGAAACCCAGTCACGGGAAGATATGGAAGCACTGGCAGAGGCCATTGAGGAGGAAATGTCATGA
- the gcvPB gene encoding aminomethyl-transferring glycine dehydrogenase subunit GcvPB, with amino-acid sequence MKGDYASTGLIFKEPLLWEKGRKGRRAFSMPERDVPEAEALPEGLAGEGPDFPDLSELEVVRHYTRLSQWNFGVDSGMYPLGSCTMKYNPKIHEKLAALPGFAMAHPLLPESLSQGALGLMYELQQMLKAITGLDAVSLQPAAGAQGELCGMMLFEACFRARGEKRHKIIIPDTAHGTNPASAALCGMKPVALRSGADSILHPEDVAALMDEHTAGIMITNPNTLGLFESNMAAIAAIVHEKGGLVYCDGANMNAVMGYVDMKRMGVDVVHFNLHKTFSTPHGGGGPGAGPVCVRAELEPFLPLPRIVKNERGYGLKEDCPLSIGRLHAFYGNFGVLLKAWAYIRSLGADLKKVSELAVLNANYIRSGLKDTYDVAYDGICMHECVFSDKTLKILGVTTLDVAKRLIDLGFHPPTVYFPLVVSGALMVEPTETETREELDRFMEAMRRIREEAEENPEILKSAPLRTKVRRLDETAAARNPCLCGR; translated from the coding sequence ATGAAGGGTGACTATGCGTCAACGGGTCTGATTTTTAAAGAGCCTCTGCTTTGGGAAAAGGGAAGAAAAGGGCGCAGGGCCTTTTCCATGCCCGAAAGGGATGTACCGGAAGCGGAGGCTCTGCCGGAGGGTCTGGCGGGAGAAGGGCCGGATTTTCCGGATCTTTCGGAGCTGGAGGTAGTGCGTCATTATACACGGCTTTCCCAGTGGAATTTTGGCGTGGATTCGGGGATGTATCCTCTGGGGTCCTGCACCATGAAATACAATCCCAAAATTCATGAAAAACTGGCGGCTCTGCCGGGTTTTGCCATGGCCCATCCCCTGCTGCCGGAGAGCCTGAGTCAGGGAGCCCTTGGGCTGATGTATGAGTTGCAGCAAATGCTGAAGGCCATTACGGGTCTGGATGCCGTCAGCCTGCAGCCAGCAGCCGGAGCACAGGGAGAACTCTGCGGCATGATGCTGTTTGAGGCCTGTTTCCGGGCAAGGGGAGAAAAACGGCATAAAATTATTATTCCGGATACGGCCCATGGCACCAATCCCGCTTCGGCGGCTCTCTGCGGCATGAAGCCCGTGGCTTTGAGATCCGGTGCGGACAGCATCCTTCATCCCGAAGATGTGGCAGCACTGATGGATGAACACACGGCCGGTATCATGATCACCAATCCCAACACCCTCGGGCTTTTTGAAAGCAACATGGCGGCCATTGCTGCCATTGTGCATGAAAAAGGGGGGCTTGTGTACTGTGACGGTGCCAATATGAATGCCGTCATGGGATATGTGGACATGAAGCGTATGGGAGTGGATGTGGTGCATTTCAACCTGCACAAAACCTTTTCCACACCCCATGGTGGCGGAGGACCCGGTGCCGGGCCTGTGTGTGTGCGCGCCGAGCTGGAACCCTTTTTACCTCTGCCCCGTATTGTGAAAAATGAAAGAGGCTACGGGCTGAAGGAAGATTGTCCCTTGAGCATCGGTCGTCTGCATGCGTTTTACGGTAATTTTGGTGTGCTGCTCAAAGCATGGGCCTATATCCGCAGCCTTGGTGCGGATCTGAAAAAAGTCAGTGAACTGGCCGTGCTTAATGCCAACTATATCCGCTCCGGGCTGAAGGATACATACGATGTTGCCTATGATGGCATCTGCATGCATGAATGTGTTTTTTCAGATAAAACCTTGAAAATATTGGGCGTGACAACGCTGGATGTGGCGAAAAGGCTGATTGATCTGGGTTTCCATCCCCCAACGGTTTATTTCCCTCTGGTAGTTTCCGGCGCATTGATGGTGGAGCCCACGGAAACGGAAACCAGAGAAGAACTGGATCGTTTTATGGAAGCCATGCGCCGTATCCGGGAAGAGGCGGAAGAAAATCCTGAAATACTGAAAAGTGCCCCCTTACGGACAAAGGTGCGTCGTCTGGATGAAACGGCGGCAGCCAGGAACCCCTGCCTTTGCGGGAGGTAA
- the lipB gene encoding lipoyl(octanoyl) transferase LipB, translated as MFSIEDLGIISFEEAEKKQIGVFREKQQFPDREDVLFFVEHVPVFSLGKRGGSQYFRISEKILLEKGFSIVHTERGGLVTFHGPGQLVAYPVFDIHRRGLGVRQWVDFLESTLVACCRTLGLKACGKKDARGLWVNDRKLGSVGVCIRKGISLHGIALNVAMDLTPFSMIAPCGMDITVTSLEKELEETPSMGTVKAAMAAAFAALEPTVLQERGVH; from the coding sequence ATGTTTAGTATTGAAGATCTGGGGATCATTTCCTTTGAAGAGGCGGAAAAAAAACAGATAGGGGTTTTCAGGGAAAAGCAGCAGTTCCCGGACCGGGAAGATGTGCTTTTTTTTGTGGAACATGTTCCTGTTTTTTCATTGGGAAAAAGGGGGGGCAGCCAGTATTTCCGGATTTCGGAAAAGATCCTTCTGGAAAAGGGTTTTTCCATTGTGCATACGGAGCGCGGCGGACTGGTTACCTTTCATGGCCCGGGACAACTTGTGGCCTATCCTGTGTTTGATATTCACAGGCGAGGGCTCGGGGTCCGCCAATGGGTGGATTTTCTGGAAAGCACACTGGTTGCATGCTGCAGGACTCTGGGGTTGAAGGCCTGTGGGAAGAAAGATGCCCGTGGGCTTTGGGTGAATGATCGCAAGCTGGGCAGTGTGGGTGTCTGTATCCGTAAAGGAATCAGCCTGCATGGCATTGCCCTGAATGTTGCCATGGATCTTACTCCCTTTTCCATGATTGCACCCTGTGGCATGGATATCACTGTTACCTCCCTTGAAAAGGAACTGGAAGAAACTCCGTCCATGGGTACTGTGAAAGCCGCCATGGCAGCGGCCTTTGCCGCTCTTGAACCTACGGTTTTGCAGGAAAGAGGCGTCCATTGA
- the lipA gene encoding lipoyl synthase gives MNSCYEKKRAHGKPPWLRTKLPRGPVYGRVSQLLQQGELHTVCQKARCPNQFECFGRGTATFLLLGEHCSRHCRFCNIDAGPLLPPDSEEPKRVAEAAAALGLSHVVLTSVTRDDLEDGGSSAFVATIQALRKVLPHASVEVLIPDFMGCATSLTAVLNAGPDVLNHNMETVRRLYPEVRPEALYERSLELIRRVYARGAMPAKSGIMLGLGEEDGEIEETLKDIYRAGCRMLTIGQYLQPSPAHMEVRRFVPPDVFDFWKTAALSMGFQSVASGPFVRSSYHAGDDFKRLKKQQE, from the coding sequence TTGAACAGTTGTTATGAAAAAAAGAGAGCTCATGGTAAACCCCCGTGGTTGCGGACAAAGCTTCCCAGAGGTCCTGTTTATGGCCGGGTATCGCAGCTTTTACAGCAGGGAGAGCTGCACACGGTTTGTCAAAAAGCCCGCTGCCCCAATCAGTTTGAGTGTTTTGGCAGGGGAACGGCAACCTTTCTTCTTCTGGGTGAACATTGCTCCCGCCATTGTCGTTTCTGTAATATTGATGCGGGCCCTCTGCTTCCACCGGATTCTGAAGAACCGAAGAGGGTTGCCGAAGCCGCCGCTGCTCTCGGTCTTTCCCATGTGGTACTGACTTCTGTTACCAGAGATGATCTTGAGGACGGCGGTTCATCGGCCTTTGTGGCCACCATACAGGCACTGCGAAAGGTTTTGCCCCATGCTTCCGTTGAAGTATTGATTCCGGATTTTATGGGCTGTGCCACATCTCTTACCGCTGTGCTGAATGCCGGACCGGATGTGCTGAACCACAATATGGAAACCGTCCGGCGACTGTACCCGGAAGTACGTCCTGAGGCCCTTTATGAGCGATCGCTCGAACTTATCCGTCGGGTCTATGCCAGAGGAGCCATGCCAGCCAAATCCGGGATCATGCTGGGACTGGGAGAAGAGGACGGAGAAATTGAAGAGACCTTGAAGGATATTTACAGGGCGGGATGCCGCATGCTTACCATAGGGCAGTATCTGCAGCCTTCACCGGCCCATATGGAAGTCCGGCGTTTTGTGCCCCCTGATGTGTTTGATTTTTGGAAAACGGCAGCCCTTTCCATGGGTTTCCAGTCCGTTGCCAGTGGCCCTTTTGTCCGCAGTTCCTATCATGCCGGAGATGATTTCAAACGCCTGAAGAAGCAACAGGAATGA
- a CDS encoding MATE family efflux transporter: MDQSGRCRIFIGESRALLRLALPVWVGQLAFSAAGVVDTLMSGRVGTVDLAGVGMGASTWAPVLFGMTGLLLGVSPMVAQLAGGGKKEVIADVVHHGLLLALMAGLSVALLLQCMGPVLRFMGTPDSVITVTLLYLRGLGLGVPAMAGYLVLKCFSEAMGDTRPQMLISLFGLGCNVCLNFLFIYGGAGIPAMGGAGCGWASGLTFWIMFIGMAVYLMRARAFRSLRWVRRPRFRRAPLEELVRLGGPISLTLFMEASIFGCIILFIGGLGSTVVAGHQVAMNFSGLIYTIPLSIATAITVRVGQATGRMSLHDAMNAAWTGMGLALVVAACTLTVTFLLRHMIVAVYVPDPAVRAMAADLLILGALYQLSDAVMTASLGALRGFRDTAVPMRLTFLAYWGIAMPLGYTLGMTDWLVPRMGAAGFWISLITGLSLAALMLLLRLLRVRKKHIHRFLQ; the protein is encoded by the coding sequence ATGGATCAGTCCGGCAGATGCCGGATTTTTATTGGTGAAAGCCGGGCACTGCTGCGTCTGGCTCTTCCCGTGTGGGTGGGGCAGCTTGCCTTCAGTGCGGCCGGTGTGGTGGATACCCTGATGTCCGGCCGGGTGGGAACTGTGGATCTGGCCGGTGTCGGCATGGGAGCCAGCACATGGGCACCTGTGCTGTTCGGCATGACGGGGTTGCTGCTTGGCGTGAGTCCCATGGTGGCGCAACTTGCTGGAGGTGGCAAAAAGGAAGTCATTGCCGATGTGGTACATCATGGCCTTCTGCTGGCCCTGATGGCAGGTCTCAGTGTTGCCCTGCTCCTGCAGTGCATGGGACCCGTTCTGCGTTTTATGGGAACACCGGACAGTGTCATCACCGTTACCCTTCTTTATCTGCGGGGTCTGGGCCTGGGTGTTCCCGCCATGGCAGGTTATCTCGTACTGAAATGTTTTTCCGAAGCCATGGGGGATACCCGCCCTCAGATGCTGATTTCTCTTTTCGGCCTTGGCTGCAATGTCTGCCTGAATTTTCTTTTTATTTACGGGGGTGCCGGTATCCCGGCCATGGGGGGGGCCGGATGCGGATGGGCCAGTGGTCTGACTTTTTGGATCATGTTTATCGGAATGGCAGTCTACCTGATGCGTGCACGGGCTTTCCGAAGCCTGCGCTGGGTACGAAGACCCCGGTTCAGAAGGGCACCTCTGGAAGAACTTGTTCGTCTGGGAGGCCCCATCAGCCTGACACTGTTTATGGAAGCCAGTATTTTCGGATGCATTATTCTTTTTATCGGAGGGCTGGGTTCCACCGTTGTTGCGGGCCACCAGGTGGCCATGAATTTTTCCGGACTGATTTATACCATTCCCTTAAGCATTGCCACGGCCATAACCGTCCGGGTTGGGCAGGCCACAGGCCGTATGAGTCTCCATGATGCCATGAATGCAGCCTGGACGGGAATGGGGCTGGCTCTGGTGGTTGCTGCCTGTACCCTGACAGTCACTTTTTTGCTGCGTCATATGATTGTGGCCGTATATGTGCCGGATCCTGCCGTACGGGCCATGGCTGCGGATCTGTTGATTCTGGGTGCCCTGTACCAGTTGTCCGATGCCGTGATGACCGCATCCCTGGGGGCCTTGCGGGGGTTCAGGGATACGGCGGTACCCATGCGGCTTACTTTTCTGGCCTACTGGGGGATTGCCATGCCTCTGGGATATACGTTGGGTATGACGGACTGGCTGGTTCCCCGTATGGGAGCAGCCGGTTTCTGGATCAGCCTGATCACAGGCCTGAGCCTGGCTGCCCTTATGCTCCTGTTGCGTCTTTTGCGGGTAAGAAAGAAACATATCCATCGCTTTTTACAGTGA